Sequence from the Candidatus Bathyarchaeota archaeon genome:
ATACGGAGGAGATGGTTGACGCTTATATCCACGGGAAGTTCGTCAATCTTCAGGAGGGGCGCGTTTACAAAGAATTTAGTCGGGATGTCCACATATACGAGCGGGAAGATATTGAGGAACTCAAAAAGTATCATCAAGTCCACATCGGGATGGATTTCAACGTAAATCCCATGACGGCGGTGGCATTTTGCAAAATAGGCGATACCTGCCACGTTTTTGATGAATTTTTCATGGCGAACTCCACCACATTCGATATGGCGGAGGTTATTAAGGAGAAATATCCAAATGCGATTATTTATCCCGATGCAACGGGTGCGGCGAGAAAAACATCGAGTCAGAAGTCAGATCACCAAATTTTAAAGGAAAAGGGGCTTAGAGTCTATGCAAAACGCAAAAATCCCCCGGTACGAGATAGAGTAAACGCTGTGAACCAGCTTTTAAGGGTAAATGATAAAGTTTCAAAATTTTCTATGGAGAATTGTCCAAAATTGATAAACGATCTGGAACGGGTCGTTTGGCGGAAAGGTGATATTGACAAAACACAATTAAAGCTGTCGCACATAAGCGATGCCTTTGGATATGGTGTGCATTACCTGTTTCCCGTCATCAAGCGAGAGGCATATTCCGTGACGTGGTAGCCTTCTTATTGGGTGTAAGCCTTGCGGTGAATGTCGTTTTTATAGTCGCCCTGTTGGTGGCTTTAAGATCAATCAAAAGCCTAAAAACTGATGCGACTCAATGGAATCTGGACACTTTCGTAGATGGAGATCGGATTTATAAAGCATGATTATTCAGGACTTGTCAAGCGAGGCTGTCACAAGAAGTCTTAAGAAATTTTTAGATGACGTATTACACAAAAGAACAGAAGAAAGGTATCGGGCTCTGAACTACTACGAGGGGTTTATTTCGGAACTGGAGACGGATATATCATCCTATTTCGCCTCTGAATCGCTCCAACAGACCCCGGTTGTTGCCCAGAATATTACGGGGAAATTGGTCAACAGCAGGGCTATTGCTTATAAACAGCCTCCTCAAAGATCGAATGAGGCTTATCACGAGCGTGTTCAAGGGTTAGACTCGGCTATGGTTCAGTTTGAAAGACTAACCTACCTATTGGGGACAATGGCACTTCTATCCACTTGGGATGAAGAGGAAGAAATGGTCAGATATAACATCCTCACCGAGTTTTATCCCCTTTTTCTCCCTCATGAATCAGAGCCCGTAGCTATTATTTACCCCCTCTTCTCTCAGGAGAAGCAAAAAGTCTCCGAAATGGTCTATGTGTACTGGAGCCCCGACGAACATTACAAAATTACCCAGAAAGGGCAGATTATAGCCATTGATGGTAACGAACAGATGATTAATCCCTACGGGATTGTCCCAATTACCTACGCTCA
This genomic interval carries:
- a CDS encoding phage terminase large subunit gives rise to the protein MSRFVIDSGTFLPAQKKFWNLPTYIRCLVGGYGSGKTYIGAIRLIYLSYVNSGIPVMYVSPSYKMARRTIIPTLKDILGRAGLTFTHNKSENEIRIMNWNGVIWIGSGDDPHSLLGQSLAAVGIDEPFIQSKDVFDVALSRVRHPDAKQREIFLTGTPESLNWGYDLIANQEQSYDVGVAFASTLENNYLPEQYKESLVSGYTEEMVDAYIHGKFVNLQEGRVYKEFSRDVHIYEREDIEELKKYHQVHIGMDFNVNPMTAVAFCKIGDTCHVFDEFFMANSTTFDMAEVIKEKYPNAIIYPDATGAARKTSSQKSDHQILKEKGLRVYAKRKNPPVRDRVNAVNQLLRVNDKVSKFSMENCPKLINDLERVVWRKGDIDKTQLKLSHISDAFGYGVHYLFPVIKREAYSVTW